From Sediminitomix flava, the proteins below share one genomic window:
- a CDS encoding Arm DNA-binding domain-containing protein: MSCTVKLNLRTSHPKKSGECTIYLRLTINRKIHWINLKEHVHPEYWDDHSELEKIKSNHPRAKRLNIKLRKEYNRLREIIDQLEILGQTDSLPNQTANLF; encoded by the coding sequence ATGAGTTGTACTGTAAAATTAAATTTAAGAACTAGTCATCCAAAAAAAAGTGGCGAGTGTACGATTTACCTCCGTCTGACTATTAACCGAAAAATACATTGGATTAACCTCAAAGAACATGTACACCCTGAATACTGGGATGATCATTCAGAATTAGAGAAAATAAAGTCAAACCATCCTAGAGCAAAACGACTCAATATCAAATTAAGGAAAGAATACAACAGGCTCAGAGAGATTATTGATCAGCTTGAGATCCTCGGACAAACAGATTCATTACCAAACCAAACTGCTAATCTTTTTTGA
- a CDS encoding tyrosine-type recombinase/integrase has protein sequence MNVRYHLSGTLNRKGEDKIFLYFRLNGKRYKLYTRLKVKPEQWDSIRMCVKRKTANALAINKYLMTQQEKVLTIFYNALAEGKEENEVIALIRALFQPPEANDFFSVFEEFAAFRGKYDSIRTKKKYLVVVSLLKRFQKSTGYKITFQTINLSFLDHFLDYSFEKGRQDSTIHGNIKSIKAFMRWAYDRKYHDNDSYLVLKYKSPPKKEPIVLTEQELIKLFTHEFATEDKNLDVARDLFCFACFTCQRYSDLIKFDEAQLSENLWRFMSKKTKKGITVPLVGYASPAIKILKKYNGKLPRIHNAKLNEFIKEASRKAGITREVEKYNYSGSNIKVTKIPKWKCVTSHMARRTGITLLLQNGVPVTTVMKLTGHQDLKTLMKYVATSEEDLKNALKEIKIIPSNQK, from the coding sequence ATGAATGTTAGATATCATTTATCGGGAACTCTGAACAGGAAAGGAGAGGATAAAATATTCCTATATTTTAGGCTTAATGGCAAGCGTTATAAACTATATACAAGACTGAAGGTAAAACCTGAGCAATGGGATTCCATAAGGATGTGTGTTAAACGAAAAACAGCAAATGCTCTTGCTATAAATAAATATCTTATGACCCAGCAGGAGAAAGTATTGACTATTTTTTACAATGCACTAGCTGAGGGTAAAGAGGAAAACGAGGTGATTGCTTTGATTAGGGCTTTATTTCAACCACCTGAAGCGAATGATTTTTTTTCTGTTTTTGAAGAATTTGCGGCATTTAGAGGGAAGTATGATAGTATAAGAACTAAGAAAAAGTACCTTGTAGTTGTAAGTTTGTTGAAAAGATTTCAAAAATCTACAGGTTATAAAATAACATTTCAGACAATCAATCTTTCATTCCTTGATCACTTCCTTGATTATTCATTTGAGAAAGGAAGACAGGATAGTACAATCCATGGAAATATTAAAAGCATTAAAGCTTTCATGCGCTGGGCTTATGATCGTAAATACCACGATAATGATTCTTATCTAGTTCTCAAATATAAATCTCCTCCTAAAAAAGAACCAATTGTACTAACTGAGCAGGAATTGATAAAGTTGTTCACTCATGAATTTGCAACTGAAGATAAGAATCTTGATGTAGCCCGTGACCTTTTCTGTTTTGCATGCTTTACTTGTCAGCGTTATAGTGATTTAATTAAATTTGATGAAGCCCAATTATCAGAGAACCTTTGGCGATTCATGTCTAAGAAAACTAAAAAAGGTATAACGGTACCTTTGGTGGGCTATGCTTCCCCAGCGATAAAGATTCTGAAAAAGTATAATGGAAAATTGCCCAGAATACATAATGCTAAATTAAATGAGTTCATTAAAGAGGCTAGCCGTAAGGCAGGGATAACAAGAGAAGTTGAGAAATATAATTACTCTGGTAGTAACATAAAGGTAACAAAGATTCCAAAATGGAAGTGTGTAACATCACATATGGCAAGGCGAACAGGGATAACGTTACTACTTCAAAACGGAGTTCCTGTAACAACCGTAATGAAGCTTACTGGTCATCAAGATTTAAAGACTTTGATGAAATATGTGGCAACCAGCGAAGAAGATTTAAAAAATGCACTAAAAGAGATTAAAATAATACCTTCCAATCAAAAATAA
- a CDS encoding TrmH family RNA methyltransferase yields MGENSKDNKSSLRIKADKVKDLRCKNLIAVLEEPTDFKNIGKVVRTINALGVEKLYVVDSKKRLPEEWEGMRSRKSLLNTSVSAIKWTFVKTFESTDKCLEHLEKNRYISIVTSPHVKGKKNLYLQDGNYTQKRLAVWFGNESVCPRISS; encoded by the coding sequence ATGGGTGAAAATTCAAAAGACAATAAAAGCTCTTTAAGAATAAAGGCAGACAAAGTAAAAGACCTAAGATGTAAAAATTTGATAGCTGTTCTGGAAGAACCAACAGATTTCAAGAATATTGGTAAAGTGGTACGTACTATAAATGCATTAGGAGTTGAGAAGCTCTATGTGGTTGATAGTAAAAAAAGACTACCCGAAGAATGGGAAGGAATGAGGTCAAGAAAGTCACTTTTAAATACATCTGTTTCTGCTATTAAATGGACTTTTGTCAAGACTTTTGAAAGTACAGATAAGTGTCTGGAACATCTAGAGAAAAATAGATATATTTCAATTGTTACATCACCACATGTGAAAGGGAAAAAGAATCTATATCTTCAAGATGGTAATTATACTCAAAAAAGATTAGCAGTTTGGTTTGGTAATGAATCTGTTTGTCCGAGGATCTCAAGCTGA
- a CDS encoding transglutaminase domain-containing protein, producing the protein MKKLLLFVLILNLDLSVNAQISDKVKVIVKNYPSRFTKPEKIASKINKDFKEEVDKVGAIYFWIANNIAYDVETLYSKKNKKGVYFTYRTKEELKRKEQKYNEKLVRSVLKKKVAICDGYSRIFKSLCDLTDIECVIISGSSKTVKGDIGIYPKVEDHAWNAVKINNEWKLIDSTWGAGYVNSELFIKEYDESYFFTDPEFFFYKHYPSDAKWLLISKTKEDFANLPLYYSEYLNSDFKIESPQIGVIDSSEGDKVIFYLNSETSRKLTYAFNNDKYSTRIEIKKDKGKPYFEIPKGGRKRGYLTIYCNNKAIAVYKLKPLLKV; encoded by the coding sequence ATGAAAAAGTTATTATTATTTGTATTAATTCTGAATTTAGACTTATCAGTAAATGCCCAAATAAGTGATAAAGTCAAAGTTATAGTAAAGAATTACCCTTCTAGATTTACGAAACCTGAAAAAATAGCATCTAAAATTAATAAAGATTTTAAAGAAGAGGTTGATAAAGTTGGAGCAATATATTTTTGGATCGCTAACAATATAGCCTATGATGTTGAAACACTTTATTCAAAAAAGAATAAGAAAGGTGTGTATTTTACTTATCGTACTAAGGAAGAATTAAAGCGAAAAGAACAAAAATATAATGAAAAGTTAGTAAGGTCAGTTCTTAAGAAAAAAGTGGCAATATGTGATGGATACTCTAGGATTTTTAAAAGTTTATGTGATTTAACTGATATTGAATGTGTAATTATTAGTGGTTCATCCAAAACAGTAAAGGGAGATATTGGGATATATCCGAAAGTTGAAGATCATGCGTGGAATGCAGTTAAGATTAATAATGAGTGGAAGTTAATAGATTCAACTTGGGGAGCGGGATATGTAAATTCAGAGCTGTTTATCAAAGAATATGATGAATCATACTTTTTTACTGATCCTGAATTTTTTTTTTATAAGCATTATCCCTCCGATGCTAAGTGGCTGTTAATTTCTAAGACAAAAGAAGATTTTGCAAACCTTCCTTTATATTATTCAGAATATTTAAATTCAGATTTTAAAATTGAATCTCCCCAAATCGGAGTAATTGATAGTTCTGAAGGGGATAAAGTTATTTTTTATCTTAATTCAGAAACAAGCCGAAAGTTAACATATGCATTTAATAATGATAAGTATTCAACTCGAATCGAGATAAAAAAAGATAAAGGGAAACCGTATTTTGAGATTCCTAAAGGCGGAAGGAAAAGAGGATATTTGACTATTTATTGCAATAATAAAGCAATAGCTGTATACAAATTAAAGCCATTATTGAAAGTATAA